One genomic region from Melioribacteraceae bacterium encodes:
- a CDS encoding transketolase, with amino-acid sequence MEAETQIKNLEEAARQLRADVIKIYGRYGSGHIGGSLSVIEIISALYFNEMKYDPRNTFWEDRDRFILSKGHGCFAQYAALAKLGVLSQDDLKHPYKIDGPMQGHPEFGITPGVEVSTGALGQGLSVGIGMAVGARIQNKSFRVYVVLGDGELNEGQVWEAFMLAPRYKLDNLVAFVDQNRFSLTDSTEVVLPSGPLDKKLDAFGWHVISVDGHSIREIFYALQTAKKIKEKPTVIIAHTIKGKGVESIQNTAVSHSTNLPREDAVKALKELGLSDEEIEEGLKK; translated from the coding sequence GTGGAAGCTGAAACTCAAATTAAAAATCTGGAAGAAGCCGCAAGACAATTGAGAGCCGATGTTATTAAAATCTACGGCAGATACGGCTCGGGACATATCGGCGGATCACTTTCTGTAATAGAGATTATCTCCGCACTCTACTTTAATGAAATGAAATATGATCCGCGTAACACATTCTGGGAGGATAGAGACCGTTTCATTTTATCGAAAGGCCACGGTTGTTTTGCTCAATATGCCGCTCTTGCAAAGTTGGGTGTTTTGTCGCAGGATGATTTGAAACATCCTTATAAAATTGACGGACCGATGCAGGGGCATCCTGAATTCGGAATTACACCGGGTGTCGAAGTAAGCACTGGTGCTTTAGGGCAGGGTTTATCGGTCGGCATCGGTATGGCTGTCGGGGCCAGGATCCAGAACAAATCTTTTCGTGTCTATGTGGTGTTGGGTGACGGCGAACTTAATGAAGGTCAGGTTTGGGAAGCCTTTATGCTGGCTCCGCGTTATAAACTTGATAACTTAGTTGCATTCGTAGATCAAAACCGGTTCTCATTGACAGATAGTACCGAAGTAGTTCTTCCATCCGGGCCGCTCGATAAAAAACTCGATGCATTCGGATGGCATGTAATTTCTGTTGATGGCCATTCTATTAGAGAGATCTTTTATGCGCTCCAGACTGCTAAAAAAATAAAAGAAAAGCCGACAGTTATTATTGCCCATACAATTAAAGGGAAGGGTGTTGAATCAATTCAAAATACTGCCGTGAGCCATTCCACTAATCTACCCAGGGAGGATGCTGTTAAAGCTCTTAAAGAACTCGGCCTATCTGACGAGGAGATTGAAGAGGGATTAAAGAAGTGA